A genomic segment from Nasonia vitripennis strain AsymCx chromosome 1 unlocalized genomic scaffold, Nvit_psr_1.1 chr1_random0009, whole genome shotgun sequence encodes:
- the LOC100115969 gene encoding amyloid beta A4 precursor protein-binding family B member 1-interacting protein isoform X5 encodes MDRYEEEGGEDSDNETDPEQLMNEWLSELDSLAVSLNNVSSATLRPYNPDINTPRIDSYRISMANLEDSQDVDLDAILGELCALEQRCENDIASAPTSDNQRLNRPTNGRINPGENTDIGKNEGMRTDSPDNDSAFSDTVSMLSSESSASSSGSGHKPPQTAIHTAPQQQPHQLMDAASRAKAEKIRLALEKMREASVQKLFIKVFTLDGSGKSLLVDENMSVAHVCRLLADKNHVPMDPKYAVVEHLPDLFMERVYEDHELLVENLLLWTRDSKNKLLFVERPDKTQLFLTPERFLLGPSDRGSGEYDDHSRNILLEEFFSSSNAGVPEVEGPLYLKSDSKKGWKRYHFILRASGLYYWPKEKARTARDLVCLATFDVNQVYYGVGWRKKYKAPTDFCFAVKHPRLQQAKSTKYIKFLCAEDNAALERWMVGIRVAKYGPKIMENYRTLVDELAQEDLDLLAHARSCSVSSIATTPANQAQYNTANDNARQFNECSRHNGDLQTITASVPTTNSRHYESLVQRQSYSSQEQRQSYNSDGRLSRASSSSSSGCLSDGAPSSCEVAFECGEFPTGTIKRKPSMNPKLPLTSITRQLKEVGETVRDEPDCPSPTSSGSGTLTRRHSRRRSGTDSDGSGTLKRHHRSGNATPVSPAPPGTPVKERASPMNYSRNENQELKSPTSPIQPCMMDSITSLPPPPPSPSRLSEEVESDGEPLPPPPPEMFRSNLSLDSLPPPPAPGELLLCNTPDLSGSSLSLASLPPPPSPLVGETSTIRRAKPKLSSSSTPTNSLSPDSTPTHHSNQRLAANNLQLYSASLNNGLNGSQNSSPLNSYPGSNASTPTYAPSSPNFHVASQPPPFVPPPAYGSQVASLPAPPQLVRQNSKLQAEPIYGSQQPQQPQTNGSPAVKPNPGMDTVRRSALKQTASHYATPPYLAELKVSSSPQPQRRVTIQEPPMSPKPSKTGTAKKISFQLPPQQEPGSPALPQRKPMPPRRSDSTRLTSPKKLAASDQAPPGDFLKDLQRVMRKKWQVAQKCKLDTTTTPHEVLGFRDPPPAIADYRETNVSNWVQEHYGADNLYENVYTTDPNAPVEYVSSAGGSPARQPSVRFAEESRNVIATAIAGKRRPPPPPPKRAETTQLTTRAMH; translated from the exons ATTCGCAAGATGTCGATCTGGACGCGATCCTTGGCGAGCTCTGCGCATTGGAGCAGAGATGCGAGAACGACATCGCGAGTGCACCCACTTCCGATAATCAAAGGCTGAACAGACCGACGAACGGCAGGATCAACCCGGGAGAGAACACAGACATCGGCAAAAACGAAG GAATGCGCACCGACAGTCCAGACAATGATAGTGCCTTTTCCGACACGGTGTCGATGCTGTCGAGCGAAAGTTCggcgagcagcagcggctcagGCCACAAACCGCCCCAGACCGCCATTCACACAGCCCCGCAGCAACAGCCCCACCAACTCATGG ATGCTGCCAGCCGCGCGAAAGCGGAGAAGATACGTCTCGCGTTGGAGAAGATGCGCGAGGCCAGCGTTCAGAAGCTCTTCATTAAGGTCTTCACCCTCGACGGAAGCGGCAAGAGTCTCCTCGTCGACGAGAACATGAGCGTAGCCCACGTCTGCAGATTGCTCGCCGATAAGAATCACGTGCCGATGGACCCGAAGTATGCCGTCGTCGAGCACCTACCCGACCTGTTTATGG AGAGAGTCTACGAGGATCACGAGCTGCTCGTGGAGAACCTACTGCTCTGGACTCGGGACTCGAAAAACAAATTGCTCTTCGTGGAGAGGCCGGATAAGACGCAGCTGTTCCTCACGCCCGAGAGGTTCCTCCTGGGCCCTTCCGACCGCGGCAGCGGCGAATACGACGATCACTCGCGCAACATCCTCCTCGAGGAGTTCTTCTCGAGCAGCAACGCTGGGGTACCGGAG GTTGAAGGGCCGCTGTACCTGAAATCCGACAGTAAGAAAGGCTGGAAGCGGTACCACTTCATCCTGCGAGCCTCGGGCCTGTACTACTGGCCGAAGGAGAAGGCTCGCACAGCTCGCGACCTCGTCTGCCTGGCCACGTTCGACGTGAACCAGGTCTACTACGGCGTCGGCTGGAGGAAGAAGTACAAGGCGCCGACGGACTTCTGCTTCGCCGTCAAGCACCCGAGGCTGCAGCAGGCCAAGTCCACCAAGTACATCAAATTCCTCTGCGCCGAGGACAACGCCGCCCTCGAGCGCTGGATGGTCGGCATCCGCGTGGCCAAGTACGGCCCCAAGATCATGGAGAACTACAGAACGCTCGTGGACGAGCTCGCCCAGGAGGATCTTGACCTGCTGGCGCACGCGAGGTCCTGCTCGGTCAGCTCCATAGCCACGACGCCGGCCAACCAGGCGCAGTACAACACGGCCAACGACAACGCCAGGCAGTTCAACGAGTGCTCGAGGCACAACGGCGACCTGCAGACGATCACAGCGAGCGTGCCGACGACCAACAGCAGGCACTACGAGTCGCTCGTGCAGCGGCAGAGCTACAGCAGCCAGGAGCAGCGGCAGAGCTACAACAGCGACGGCAGGCTCAGCCGGGCGAGCAGCTCCAGCTCCAGCGGCTGCCTGTCGGACGGCGCGCCTAGCAGTTGCGAG GTGGCCTTCGAGTGCGGAGAATTCCCTACCGGCACGATAAAGAGGAAGCCCTCCATGAACCCGAAGCTGCCGTTGACTTCCATCACGCGGCAACTGAAGGAGGTCGGCGAGACGGTGCGCGACGAGCCGGACTGCCCGTCGCCCACGAGCTCGGGCTCCGGCACTCTGACGCGACGCCACAGCCGCAGGAGAAGCGGTACGGATTCAGACGGGTCTGGCACCCTCAAGAGACACCATAGATCTGGAAATGCCACACCGGTTAGCCCAGCCCCCCCTGGAACCCCAGTCAAAGAGCGAGCCAGTCCAATGAACTATAGTCGTAACGAGAACCAAGAACTGAAATCGCCGACCAGTCCGATACAGCCTTGCATG ATGGACTCGATAACCTCCttgccgccaccgccgccgtcgccgtcgcGCCTCAGTGAAGAGGTCGAATCGGACGGAGAGCCTCTGCCACCACCTCCGCCGGAGATGTTCCGCTCGAACCTGTCCCTCGACTCCCTTCCGCCGCCCCCAGCGCCGGGCGAGCTGCTGCTCTGCAACACGCCGGATCTGAGCGGCTCGTCTCTGAGCCTGGCGtctctgccgccgccgccgagtccCCTGGTCGGGGAGACCAGCACCATTCGCCGTGCCAAGCCCAAACTCTCCTCCTCTAGCACCCCCACGAACTCGCTCTCGCCCGACAGCACTCCCACGCACCACAGCAACCAGCGACTCGCGGCCAACAACCTCCAGCTCTACTCGGCGAGTCTCAACAACGGCCTCAACGGCTCGCAGAACTCCTCGCCACTCAACTCGTACCCGGGCTCGAACGCCAGCACGCCGACCTACGCCCCGAGCTCGCCCAACTTCCACGTCGCCAGCCAGCCGCCGCCCTTCGTCCCGCCGCCGGCGTACGGATCGCAGGTCGCGAGCCTGCCCGCGCCGCCCCAGCTCGTGCGACAGAACTCCAAGCTGCAGGCCGAGCCCATCTACGGCTCGCAGCAGCCCCAGCAGCCGCAGACCAACGGCTCGCCCGCCGTCAAGCCCAACCCCGGCATGGACACGGTCCGCAGGAGCGCCCTCAAACAGACCGCGAGCCACTACGCGACGCCGCCGTACCTGGCCGAGCTCAAGGTCAGCTCGAGTCCGCAGCCCCAGCGGCGCGTCACCATCCAGGAGCCGCCCATGTCGCCCAAGCCCTCCAAGACCGGCACGGCCAAGAAGATCTCGTTCCAGCTGCCCCCGCAGCAGGAGCCCGGCAGCCCCGCCCTGCCGCAGAGGAAGCCCATGCCGCCCCGGAGGTCCGACAGCACGAGGCTCACCTCGCCGAAGAAGCTCGCCGCATCGGACCAGGCGCCACCCGGCGACTTCCTCAAGGACCTGCAGCGCGTCATGCGCAAGAAGTGGCAGGTGGCGCAGAAGTGCAAGCTcgacacgacgacgacgccgcaCGAGGTCCTCGGCTTCCGGGACCCACCGCCTGCCATCGCCGACTACCGCGAGACCAACGTCTCGAACTGGGTGCAGGAGCACTACGGCGCGGACAACCTCTACGAGAACGTCTACACGACGGACCCGAACGCCCCGGTCGAGTACGTGAGCAGCGCCGGCGGCAGCCCCGCTCGGCAGCCCAGCGTCCGCTTCGCCGAGGAGAGCAGGAACGTCATCGCCACGGCGATCGCCGGCAAGAGGagaccgccgccgccgccgcccaaGAGGGCCGAAACGACGCAGCTGACCACGAGGGCGATGCACTGA
- the LOC100115969 gene encoding amyloid beta A4 precursor protein-binding family B member 1-interacting protein isoform X4, with translation MDRYEEEGGEDSDNETDPEQLMNEWLSELDSLAVSLNNVSSATLRPYNPDINTPRIDSYRISMANLEDSQDVDLDAILGELCALEQRCENDIASAPTSDNQRLNRPTNGRINPGENTDIGKNEAGMRTDSPDNDSAFSDTVSMLSSESSASSSGSGHKPPQTAIHTAPQQQPHQLMDAASRAKAEKIRLALEKMREASVQKLFIKVFTLDGSGKSLLVDENMSVAHVCRLLADKNHVPMDPKYAVVEHLPDLFMERVYEDHELLVENLLLWTRDSKNKLLFVERPDKTQLFLTPERFLLGPSDRGSGEYDDHSRNILLEEFFSSSNAGVPEVEGPLYLKSDSKKGWKRYHFILRASGLYYWPKEKARTARDLVCLATFDVNQVYYGVGWRKKYKAPTDFCFAVKHPRLQQAKSTKYIKFLCAEDNAALERWMVGIRVAKYGPKIMENYRTLVDELAQEDLDLLAHARSCSVSSIATTPANQAQYNTANDNARQFNECSRHNGDLQTITASVPTTNSRHYESLVQRQSYSSQEQRQSYNSDGRLSRASSSSSSGCLSDGAPSSCEVAFECGEFPTGTIKRKPSMNPKLPLTSITRQLKEVGETVRDEPDCPSPTSSGSGTLTRRHSRRRSGTDSDGSGTLKRHHRSGNATPVSPAPPGTPVKERASPMNYSRNENQELKSPTSPIQPCMMDSITSLPPPPPSPSRLSEEVESDGEPLPPPPPEMFRSNLSLDSLPPPPAPGELLLCNTPDLSGSSLSLASLPPPPSPLVGETSTIRRAKPKLSSSSTPTNSLSPDSTPTHHSNQRLAANNLQLYSASLNNGLNGSQNSSPLNSYPGSNASTPTYAPSSPNFHVASQPPPFVPPPAYGSQVASLPAPPQLVRQNSKLQAEPIYGSQQPQQPQTNGSPAVKPNPGMDTVRRSALKQTASHYATPPYLAELKVSSSPQPQRRVTIQEPPMSPKPSKTGTAKKISFQLPPQQEPGSPALPQRKPMPPRRSDSTRLTSPKKLAASDQAPPGDFLKDLQRVMRKKWQVAQKCKLDTTTTPHEVLGFRDPPPAIADYRETNVSNWVQEHYGADNLYENVYTTDPNAPVEYVSSAGGSPARQPSVRFAEESRNVIATAIAGKRRPPPPPPKRAETTQLTTRAMH, from the exons ATTCGCAAGATGTCGATCTGGACGCGATCCTTGGCGAGCTCTGCGCATTGGAGCAGAGATGCGAGAACGACATCGCGAGTGCACCCACTTCCGATAATCAAAGGCTGAACAGACCGACGAACGGCAGGATCAACCCGGGAGAGAACACAGACATCGGCAAAAACGAAG CAGGAATGCGCACCGACAGTCCAGACAATGATAGTGCCTTTTCCGACACGGTGTCGATGCTGTCGAGCGAAAGTTCggcgagcagcagcggctcagGCCACAAACCGCCCCAGACCGCCATTCACACAGCCCCGCAGCAACAGCCCCACCAACTCATGG ATGCTGCCAGCCGCGCGAAAGCGGAGAAGATACGTCTCGCGTTGGAGAAGATGCGCGAGGCCAGCGTTCAGAAGCTCTTCATTAAGGTCTTCACCCTCGACGGAAGCGGCAAGAGTCTCCTCGTCGACGAGAACATGAGCGTAGCCCACGTCTGCAGATTGCTCGCCGATAAGAATCACGTGCCGATGGACCCGAAGTATGCCGTCGTCGAGCACCTACCCGACCTGTTTATGG AGAGAGTCTACGAGGATCACGAGCTGCTCGTGGAGAACCTACTGCTCTGGACTCGGGACTCGAAAAACAAATTGCTCTTCGTGGAGAGGCCGGATAAGACGCAGCTGTTCCTCACGCCCGAGAGGTTCCTCCTGGGCCCTTCCGACCGCGGCAGCGGCGAATACGACGATCACTCGCGCAACATCCTCCTCGAGGAGTTCTTCTCGAGCAGCAACGCTGGGGTACCGGAG GTTGAAGGGCCGCTGTACCTGAAATCCGACAGTAAGAAAGGCTGGAAGCGGTACCACTTCATCCTGCGAGCCTCGGGCCTGTACTACTGGCCGAAGGAGAAGGCTCGCACAGCTCGCGACCTCGTCTGCCTGGCCACGTTCGACGTGAACCAGGTCTACTACGGCGTCGGCTGGAGGAAGAAGTACAAGGCGCCGACGGACTTCTGCTTCGCCGTCAAGCACCCGAGGCTGCAGCAGGCCAAGTCCACCAAGTACATCAAATTCCTCTGCGCCGAGGACAACGCCGCCCTCGAGCGCTGGATGGTCGGCATCCGCGTGGCCAAGTACGGCCCCAAGATCATGGAGAACTACAGAACGCTCGTGGACGAGCTCGCCCAGGAGGATCTTGACCTGCTGGCGCACGCGAGGTCCTGCTCGGTCAGCTCCATAGCCACGACGCCGGCCAACCAGGCGCAGTACAACACGGCCAACGACAACGCCAGGCAGTTCAACGAGTGCTCGAGGCACAACGGCGACCTGCAGACGATCACAGCGAGCGTGCCGACGACCAACAGCAGGCACTACGAGTCGCTCGTGCAGCGGCAGAGCTACAGCAGCCAGGAGCAGCGGCAGAGCTACAACAGCGACGGCAGGCTCAGCCGGGCGAGCAGCTCCAGCTCCAGCGGCTGCCTGTCGGACGGCGCGCCTAGCAGTTGCGAG GTGGCCTTCGAGTGCGGAGAATTCCCTACCGGCACGATAAAGAGGAAGCCCTCCATGAACCCGAAGCTGCCGTTGACTTCCATCACGCGGCAACTGAAGGAGGTCGGCGAGACGGTGCGCGACGAGCCGGACTGCCCGTCGCCCACGAGCTCGGGCTCCGGCACTCTGACGCGACGCCACAGCCGCAGGAGAAGCGGTACGGATTCAGACGGGTCTGGCACCCTCAAGAGACACCATAGATCTGGAAATGCCACACCGGTTAGCCCAGCCCCCCCTGGAACCCCAGTCAAAGAGCGAGCCAGTCCAATGAACTATAGTCGTAACGAGAACCAAGAACTGAAATCGCCGACCAGTCCGATACAGCCTTGCATG ATGGACTCGATAACCTCCttgccgccaccgccgccgtcgccgtcgcGCCTCAGTGAAGAGGTCGAATCGGACGGAGAGCCTCTGCCACCACCTCCGCCGGAGATGTTCCGCTCGAACCTGTCCCTCGACTCCCTTCCGCCGCCCCCAGCGCCGGGCGAGCTGCTGCTCTGCAACACGCCGGATCTGAGCGGCTCGTCTCTGAGCCTGGCGtctctgccgccgccgccgagtccCCTGGTCGGGGAGACCAGCACCATTCGCCGTGCCAAGCCCAAACTCTCCTCCTCTAGCACCCCCACGAACTCGCTCTCGCCCGACAGCACTCCCACGCACCACAGCAACCAGCGACTCGCGGCCAACAACCTCCAGCTCTACTCGGCGAGTCTCAACAACGGCCTCAACGGCTCGCAGAACTCCTCGCCACTCAACTCGTACCCGGGCTCGAACGCCAGCACGCCGACCTACGCCCCGAGCTCGCCCAACTTCCACGTCGCCAGCCAGCCGCCGCCCTTCGTCCCGCCGCCGGCGTACGGATCGCAGGTCGCGAGCCTGCCCGCGCCGCCCCAGCTCGTGCGACAGAACTCCAAGCTGCAGGCCGAGCCCATCTACGGCTCGCAGCAGCCCCAGCAGCCGCAGACCAACGGCTCGCCCGCCGTCAAGCCCAACCCCGGCATGGACACGGTCCGCAGGAGCGCCCTCAAACAGACCGCGAGCCACTACGCGACGCCGCCGTACCTGGCCGAGCTCAAGGTCAGCTCGAGTCCGCAGCCCCAGCGGCGCGTCACCATCCAGGAGCCGCCCATGTCGCCCAAGCCCTCCAAGACCGGCACGGCCAAGAAGATCTCGTTCCAGCTGCCCCCGCAGCAGGAGCCCGGCAGCCCCGCCCTGCCGCAGAGGAAGCCCATGCCGCCCCGGAGGTCCGACAGCACGAGGCTCACCTCGCCGAAGAAGCTCGCCGCATCGGACCAGGCGCCACCCGGCGACTTCCTCAAGGACCTGCAGCGCGTCATGCGCAAGAAGTGGCAGGTGGCGCAGAAGTGCAAGCTcgacacgacgacgacgccgcaCGAGGTCCTCGGCTTCCGGGACCCACCGCCTGCCATCGCCGACTACCGCGAGACCAACGTCTCGAACTGGGTGCAGGAGCACTACGGCGCGGACAACCTCTACGAGAACGTCTACACGACGGACCCGAACGCCCCGGTCGAGTACGTGAGCAGCGCCGGCGGCAGCCCCGCTCGGCAGCCCAGCGTCCGCTTCGCCGAGGAGAGCAGGAACGTCATCGCCACGGCGATCGCCGGCAAGAGGagaccgccgccgccgccgcccaaGAGGGCCGAAACGACGCAGCTGACCACGAGGGCGATGCACTGA